A stretch of Cucumis sativus cultivar 9930 chromosome 2, Cucumber_9930_V3, whole genome shotgun sequence DNA encodes these proteins:
- the LOC101216979 gene encoding carboxyl-terminal-processing peptidase 2, chloroplastic isoform X4 → MEFLSSCASSSSSSSPHFAFFNLHHQNSLTSRATVKNWHSQLQLLQWNSSAVGIGRSTSLSTDGRERIWSCNCGPRRALSLPQLRSSHSHMSSGFDLISLNCQYVFKWRRYPVNFRRIRSSMEKFRQRFSVQVARVMVCVMLVVSVSSTFGDTSSWALTEENLLFLEAWRTIDRAYIDKTFNGQSWFRYRENALRNEPMNTREETYTAIKKMLATLDDPFTRFLEPEKFKSLQSGTQGALTGVGLSIGYRTIADGPGGLVVISAAPGGPAERAGISSGDVILAIDDTTTESMGIYDAAERLQGSEGSSVQLTIQSGPSVKHLDLVREKVALNPVKSRICELPGSGNDSSKIGYIKLTSFTQKASGAVKEAIDSLRSNSVNAFVLDLRDNSGGLFPEGVEIAKIWLDKGVIVYICDSRGVRDIYDSDGSNTIAASEPLAVLVNKGTASASEILAGALKDNKRAMLFGEPTYARFSQSLNYPMVLAWLLQ, encoded by the exons ATGGAATTCCTTTCGAGCtgtgcttcttcttcttcttcttcctcaccGCATTTCGCTTTCTTCAATCTCCATCATCAAAATAGTCTCACTTCTCGCGCCACTGTAAAG AATTGGCATTCACAGTTGCAGTTATTGCAATGGAATTCTTCTGCGGTTGGTATTGGTCGATCAACTAGTCTTAGTACTGATGGACGGGAGAGAATTTGGAGTTGTAATTGTGGACCGAGACGTGCTTTGTCGCTTCCGCAGCTACGGAGTTCTCATTCCCATATGTCTTCTGGGTTTGATTTGATATCCTTGAACTGTCAGTATGTTTTCAAGTGGAGAAGATATCCGGTGAATTTTCGAAGAATCAGGAGTTCTATGGAAAAGTTCAGACAGCGTTTCTCTGTACAAGTTGCTCGGGTGATGGTCTGTGTGATGCTAGTGGTGTCAGTTTCTTCTACTTTTGGTGATACTTCATCAT GGGCTCTCACCGAAGAGAATCTGCTCTTTTTGGAGGCATGGAGGACAATAGACCGtgcatatattgataaaaCTTTTAATGGGCAAAGTTGGTTTCGTTACAGAGAAAATGCATTGAGAAATGAACCCATGAATACGCGAGAAGAGACCT ATACTGCAATAAAGAAGATGCTTGCGACTCTTGATGATCCCTTTACTCGGTTTCTAGAACCtgaaaagttcaaaagttTGCAG TCTGGTACTCAAGGTGCTCTTACAGGTGTAGGGCTGTCCATTGGTTACCGCACCATTGCTGATGGACCTGGTGGACTTGTTGTCATTTCAGCTGCACCAGGGGGCCCTGCAGAAAGAGCTGGTATTTCTTCTGGTGATGTTATTCTAGCAATTGATGATACTACCACCGAATCCATGGGTATATATGATGCGGCAGAGCGATTGCA AGGATCGGAAGGAAGTTCTGTGCAATTGACCATTCAAAGTGGACCAAGTGTAAAGCATCTTGATTTAGT GCGAGAAAAGGTTGCACTAAATCCTGTGAAGTCCAGAATCTGTGAGTTGCCTGGCTCAGGGAACGATTCCTCAAAGATTGGTTACATCAAGCTTACATCATTTACTCAAAAGGCATCTG GTGCTGTGAAGGAAGCTATTGATTCTTTAAGGAGCAACAGCGTTAATGCCTTTGTGCTTGACCTTCGGGACAATAG TGGTGGTCTTTTCCCCGAAGGAGTTGAGATTGCCAAGATTTG GTTGGACAAAGGTGTTATCGTCTATATTTGTGATAGTCGTGGTGTTCGAGATATATATGATTCAGATGGAAGTAACACTATAGCAGCTTCAGAACCTTTAGCTGTGTTG GTGAATAAGGGAACTGCTAGTGCAAGTGAAATACTAGCCGGAGCATTGAAAGATAACAAGCGTGCTATGTTGTTTGGAGAACCAACTTATG CAAGATTCAGTCAGTCTTTAAACTATCCGATGGTTCTGGCTTGGCTGTTACAGTAG
- the LOC101216979 gene encoding carboxyl-terminal-processing peptidase 2, chloroplastic isoform X2 — protein MEFLSSCASSSSSSSPHFAFFNLHHQNSLTSRATVKNWHSQLQLLQWNSSAVGIGRSTSLSTDGRERIWSCNCGPRRALSLPQLRSSHSHMSSGFDLISLNCQYVFKWRRYPVNFRRIRSSMEKFRQRFSVQVARVMVCVMLVVSVSSTFGDTSSWALTEENLLFLEAWRTIDRAYIDKTFNGQSWFRYRENALRNEPMNTREETYTAIKKMLATLDDPFTRFLEPEKFKSLQSGTQGALTGVGLSIGYRTIADGPGGLVVISAAPGGPAERAGISSGDVILAIDDTTTESMGIYDAAERLQGSEGSSVQLTIQSGPSVKHLDLVREKVALNPVKSRICELPGSGNDSSKIGYIKLTSFTQKASGAVKEAIDSLRSNSVNAFVLDLRDNSGGLFPEGVEIAKIWLDKGVIVYICDSRGVRDIYDSDGSNTIAASEPLAVLVNKGTASASEILAGALKDNKRAMLFGEPTYGKGKIQSVFKLSDGSGLAVTVARYETPAHIDIDKVGVIPDGPLPASFPKDGDGFCSCFEDPASVCNINRVQLFSR, from the exons ATGGAATTCCTTTCGAGCtgtgcttcttcttcttcttcttcctcaccGCATTTCGCTTTCTTCAATCTCCATCATCAAAATAGTCTCACTTCTCGCGCCACTGTAAAG AATTGGCATTCACAGTTGCAGTTATTGCAATGGAATTCTTCTGCGGTTGGTATTGGTCGATCAACTAGTCTTAGTACTGATGGACGGGAGAGAATTTGGAGTTGTAATTGTGGACCGAGACGTGCTTTGTCGCTTCCGCAGCTACGGAGTTCTCATTCCCATATGTCTTCTGGGTTTGATTTGATATCCTTGAACTGTCAGTATGTTTTCAAGTGGAGAAGATATCCGGTGAATTTTCGAAGAATCAGGAGTTCTATGGAAAAGTTCAGACAGCGTTTCTCTGTACAAGTTGCTCGGGTGATGGTCTGTGTGATGCTAGTGGTGTCAGTTTCTTCTACTTTTGGTGATACTTCATCAT GGGCTCTCACCGAAGAGAATCTGCTCTTTTTGGAGGCATGGAGGACAATAGACCGtgcatatattgataaaaCTTTTAATGGGCAAAGTTGGTTTCGTTACAGAGAAAATGCATTGAGAAATGAACCCATGAATACGCGAGAAGAGACCT ATACTGCAATAAAGAAGATGCTTGCGACTCTTGATGATCCCTTTACTCGGTTTCTAGAACCtgaaaagttcaaaagttTGCAG TCTGGTACTCAAGGTGCTCTTACAGGTGTAGGGCTGTCCATTGGTTACCGCACCATTGCTGATGGACCTGGTGGACTTGTTGTCATTTCAGCTGCACCAGGGGGCCCTGCAGAAAGAGCTGGTATTTCTTCTGGTGATGTTATTCTAGCAATTGATGATACTACCACCGAATCCATGGGTATATATGATGCGGCAGAGCGATTGCA AGGATCGGAAGGAAGTTCTGTGCAATTGACCATTCAAAGTGGACCAAGTGTAAAGCATCTTGATTTAGT GCGAGAAAAGGTTGCACTAAATCCTGTGAAGTCCAGAATCTGTGAGTTGCCTGGCTCAGGGAACGATTCCTCAAAGATTGGTTACATCAAGCTTACATCATTTACTCAAAAGGCATCTG GTGCTGTGAAGGAAGCTATTGATTCTTTAAGGAGCAACAGCGTTAATGCCTTTGTGCTTGACCTTCGGGACAATAG TGGTGGTCTTTTCCCCGAAGGAGTTGAGATTGCCAAGATTTG GTTGGACAAAGGTGTTATCGTCTATATTTGTGATAGTCGTGGTGTTCGAGATATATATGATTCAGATGGAAGTAACACTATAGCAGCTTCAGAACCTTTAGCTGTGTTG GTGAATAAGGGAACTGCTAGTGCAAGTGAAATACTAGCCGGAGCATTGAAAGATAACAAGCGTGCTATGTTGTTTGGAGAACCAACTTATGGTAAAGG CAAGATTCAGTCAGTCTTTAAACTATCCGATGGTTCTGGCTTGGCTGTTACAGTAGCTCGTTACGAGACACCAGCTCACATCGACATCGACAAG GTTGGGGTGATTCCAGATGGTCCGCTACCTGCATCATTCCCCAAGGATGGAGATGGTTTCTGTAGCTGCTTCGAGGACCCTGCTTCGGTTTGTAATATCAACAGGGTACAACTATTTTCaagatga
- the LOC101216979 gene encoding carboxyl-terminal-processing peptidase 2, chloroplastic isoform X3 has product MEFLSSCASSSSSSSPHFAFFNLHHQNSLTSRATVKLQLLQWNSSAVGIGRSTSLSTDGRERIWSCNCGPRRALSLPQLRSSHSHMSSGFDLISLNCQYVFKWRRYPVNFRRIRSSMEKFRQRFSVQVARVMVCVMLVVSVSSTFGDTSSWALTEENLLFLEAWRTIDRAYIDKTFNGQSWFRYRENALRNEPMNTREETYTAIKKMLATLDDPFTRFLEPEKFKSLQSGTQGALTGVGLSIGYRTIADGPGGLVVISAAPGGPAERAGISSGDVILAIDDTTTESMGIYDAAERLQGSEGSSVQLTIQSGPSVKHLDLVREKVALNPVKSRICELPGSGNDSSKIGYIKLTSFTQKASGAVKEAIDSLRSNSVNAFVLDLRDNSGGLFPEGVEIAKIWLDKGVIVYICDSRGVRDIYDSDGSNTIAASEPLAVLVNKGTASASEILAGALKDNKRAMLFGEPTYGKGKIQSVFKLSDGSGLAVTVARYETPAHIDIDKMVRYLHHSPRMEMVSVAASRTLLRFVISTGYNYFQDDFFPVN; this is encoded by the exons ATGGAATTCCTTTCGAGCtgtgcttcttcttcttcttcttcctcaccGCATTTCGCTTTCTTCAATCTCCATCATCAAAATAGTCTCACTTCTCGCGCCACTGTAAAG TTGCAGTTATTGCAATGGAATTCTTCTGCGGTTGGTATTGGTCGATCAACTAGTCTTAGTACTGATGGACGGGAGAGAATTTGGAGTTGTAATTGTGGACCGAGACGTGCTTTGTCGCTTCCGCAGCTACGGAGTTCTCATTCCCATATGTCTTCTGGGTTTGATTTGATATCCTTGAACTGTCAGTATGTTTTCAAGTGGAGAAGATATCCGGTGAATTTTCGAAGAATCAGGAGTTCTATGGAAAAGTTCAGACAGCGTTTCTCTGTACAAGTTGCTCGGGTGATGGTCTGTGTGATGCTAGTGGTGTCAGTTTCTTCTACTTTTGGTGATACTTCATCAT GGGCTCTCACCGAAGAGAATCTGCTCTTTTTGGAGGCATGGAGGACAATAGACCGtgcatatattgataaaaCTTTTAATGGGCAAAGTTGGTTTCGTTACAGAGAAAATGCATTGAGAAATGAACCCATGAATACGCGAGAAGAGACCT ATACTGCAATAAAGAAGATGCTTGCGACTCTTGATGATCCCTTTACTCGGTTTCTAGAACCtgaaaagttcaaaagttTGCAG TCTGGTACTCAAGGTGCTCTTACAGGTGTAGGGCTGTCCATTGGTTACCGCACCATTGCTGATGGACCTGGTGGACTTGTTGTCATTTCAGCTGCACCAGGGGGCCCTGCAGAAAGAGCTGGTATTTCTTCTGGTGATGTTATTCTAGCAATTGATGATACTACCACCGAATCCATGGGTATATATGATGCGGCAGAGCGATTGCA AGGATCGGAAGGAAGTTCTGTGCAATTGACCATTCAAAGTGGACCAAGTGTAAAGCATCTTGATTTAGT GCGAGAAAAGGTTGCACTAAATCCTGTGAAGTCCAGAATCTGTGAGTTGCCTGGCTCAGGGAACGATTCCTCAAAGATTGGTTACATCAAGCTTACATCATTTACTCAAAAGGCATCTG GTGCTGTGAAGGAAGCTATTGATTCTTTAAGGAGCAACAGCGTTAATGCCTTTGTGCTTGACCTTCGGGACAATAG TGGTGGTCTTTTCCCCGAAGGAGTTGAGATTGCCAAGATTTG GTTGGACAAAGGTGTTATCGTCTATATTTGTGATAGTCGTGGTGTTCGAGATATATATGATTCAGATGGAAGTAACACTATAGCAGCTTCAGAACCTTTAGCTGTGTTG GTGAATAAGGGAACTGCTAGTGCAAGTGAAATACTAGCCGGAGCATTGAAAGATAACAAGCGTGCTATGTTGTTTGGAGAACCAACTTATGGTAAAGG CAAGATTCAGTCAGTCTTTAAACTATCCGATGGTTCTGGCTTGGCTGTTACAGTAGCTCGTTACGAGACACCAGCTCACATCGACATCGACAAG ATGGTCCGCTACCTGCATCATTCCCCAAGGATGGAGATGGTTTCTGTAGCTGCTTCGAGGACCCTGCTTCGGTTTGTAATATCAACAGGGTACAACTATTTTCaagatgatttttttcctgtgaattga
- the LOC101216979 gene encoding carboxyl-terminal-processing peptidase 2, chloroplastic isoform X1 encodes MEFLSSCASSSSSSSPHFAFFNLHHQNSLTSRATVKNWHSQLQLLQWNSSAVGIGRSTSLSTDGRERIWSCNCGPRRALSLPQLRSSHSHMSSGFDLISLNCQYVFKWRRYPVNFRRIRSSMEKFRQRFSVQVARVMVCVMLVVSVSSTFGDTSSWALTEENLLFLEAWRTIDRAYIDKTFNGQSWFRYRENALRNEPMNTREETYTAIKKMLATLDDPFTRFLEPEKFKSLQSGTQGALTGVGLSIGYRTIADGPGGLVVISAAPGGPAERAGISSGDVILAIDDTTTESMGIYDAAERLQGSEGSSVQLTIQSGPSVKHLDLVREKVALNPVKSRICELPGSGNDSSKIGYIKLTSFTQKASGAVKEAIDSLRSNSVNAFVLDLRDNSGGLFPEGVEIAKIWLDKGVIVYICDSRGVRDIYDSDGSNTIAASEPLAVLVNKGTASASEILAGALKDNKRAMLFGEPTYGKGKIQSVFKLSDGSGLAVTVARYETPAHIDIDKMVRYLHHSPRMEMVSVAASRTLLRFVISTGYNYFQDDFFPVN; translated from the exons ATGGAATTCCTTTCGAGCtgtgcttcttcttcttcttcttcctcaccGCATTTCGCTTTCTTCAATCTCCATCATCAAAATAGTCTCACTTCTCGCGCCACTGTAAAG AATTGGCATTCACAGTTGCAGTTATTGCAATGGAATTCTTCTGCGGTTGGTATTGGTCGATCAACTAGTCTTAGTACTGATGGACGGGAGAGAATTTGGAGTTGTAATTGTGGACCGAGACGTGCTTTGTCGCTTCCGCAGCTACGGAGTTCTCATTCCCATATGTCTTCTGGGTTTGATTTGATATCCTTGAACTGTCAGTATGTTTTCAAGTGGAGAAGATATCCGGTGAATTTTCGAAGAATCAGGAGTTCTATGGAAAAGTTCAGACAGCGTTTCTCTGTACAAGTTGCTCGGGTGATGGTCTGTGTGATGCTAGTGGTGTCAGTTTCTTCTACTTTTGGTGATACTTCATCAT GGGCTCTCACCGAAGAGAATCTGCTCTTTTTGGAGGCATGGAGGACAATAGACCGtgcatatattgataaaaCTTTTAATGGGCAAAGTTGGTTTCGTTACAGAGAAAATGCATTGAGAAATGAACCCATGAATACGCGAGAAGAGACCT ATACTGCAATAAAGAAGATGCTTGCGACTCTTGATGATCCCTTTACTCGGTTTCTAGAACCtgaaaagttcaaaagttTGCAG TCTGGTACTCAAGGTGCTCTTACAGGTGTAGGGCTGTCCATTGGTTACCGCACCATTGCTGATGGACCTGGTGGACTTGTTGTCATTTCAGCTGCACCAGGGGGCCCTGCAGAAAGAGCTGGTATTTCTTCTGGTGATGTTATTCTAGCAATTGATGATACTACCACCGAATCCATGGGTATATATGATGCGGCAGAGCGATTGCA AGGATCGGAAGGAAGTTCTGTGCAATTGACCATTCAAAGTGGACCAAGTGTAAAGCATCTTGATTTAGT GCGAGAAAAGGTTGCACTAAATCCTGTGAAGTCCAGAATCTGTGAGTTGCCTGGCTCAGGGAACGATTCCTCAAAGATTGGTTACATCAAGCTTACATCATTTACTCAAAAGGCATCTG GTGCTGTGAAGGAAGCTATTGATTCTTTAAGGAGCAACAGCGTTAATGCCTTTGTGCTTGACCTTCGGGACAATAG TGGTGGTCTTTTCCCCGAAGGAGTTGAGATTGCCAAGATTTG GTTGGACAAAGGTGTTATCGTCTATATTTGTGATAGTCGTGGTGTTCGAGATATATATGATTCAGATGGAAGTAACACTATAGCAGCTTCAGAACCTTTAGCTGTGTTG GTGAATAAGGGAACTGCTAGTGCAAGTGAAATACTAGCCGGAGCATTGAAAGATAACAAGCGTGCTATGTTGTTTGGAGAACCAACTTATGGTAAAGG CAAGATTCAGTCAGTCTTTAAACTATCCGATGGTTCTGGCTTGGCTGTTACAGTAGCTCGTTACGAGACACCAGCTCACATCGACATCGACAAG ATGGTCCGCTACCTGCATCATTCCCCAAGGATGGAGATGGTTTCTGTAGCTGCTTCGAGGACCCTGCTTCGGTTTGTAATATCAACAGGGTACAACTATTTTCaagatgatttttttcctgtgaattga
- the LOC101211925 gene encoding uncharacterized protein LOC101211925: protein MKALFPHPSHPFPFPWRTFPSSSFRFTSTLLHYRPPDPNAETFASHNFRRRDQYSEPDFEDDEQPGFDPGIRFRKNRRRWWSDDPAPEFEDQPSGILDEVIDSVWIFKVFKSYGWTLPPIIISLLLNSGPKAFLMALALPLGQSIIALALEKLWGTPERKPKRRTRSKTRKRPFYSTRTSRVQEEEDDEEEVARGNEEGNGKMGYGYQSWELGSNGGEVRNEGRNGNSFGGWEDLDGVGTERKPKPGVRAKKQSSTTMEKGKLNWREKKSDTPLLLRLLIAVFPFLGSWTKML from the exons ATGAAGGCCCTGTTTCCTCATCCTTCTCATCCGTTTCCATTTCCATGGCGGACCTTCCCATCTTCTTCCTTCCGCTTCACTTCTACACTCCTCCACTACCGTCCTCCCGACCCCAATGCTGAAACCTTCGCCTCCCACAATTTCAGACGCAGAGATCAATACTCTGAACCCGACTTCGAAGACGATGAACAGCCGGGCTTCGATCCCGGTATTCGCTTCCGTAAGAACCGTCGACGTTGGTGGTCCGATGACCCGGCCCCGGAGTTCGAAGACCAACCTTCTGGAATCTTGGATGAAGTCATCGATAGTGTCTGGATTTTCAAG GTATTCAAATCCTACGGCTGGACACTTCCACCCATAATCATCTCACTGCTGTTAAACTCAGGACCAAAAGCTTTTCTAATGGCGTTAGCCCTTCCACTAGGCCAATCAATCATAGCTCTGGCACTAGAGAAGCTGTGGGGAACACCAGAAAGGAAGCCGAAACGCAGAACTAGAAGCAAGACCAGGAAGAGGCCATTTTACAGTACTAGGACTAGTCGGGTtcaagaggaagaagatgacgAAGAAGAAGTAGCTAGAGGAAATGAGGAAGGTAATGGAAAGATGGGCTATGGATATCAGTCATGGGAACTTGGTAGCAATGGTGGTGAAGTTAGAAATGAGGGCAGAAACGGGAACAGTTTTGGTGGATGGGAGGATCTTGATGGAGTTGGAACTGAGAGAAAGCCAAAACCTGGGGTTAGAGCCAAAAAACAAAGCAGTACAACAATGGAGAAGGGCAAGTTAAATtggagagaaaagaaaagtgataCTCCCTTGTTGTTGAGATTGTTAATTgctgtttttccatttttgggTTCATGGACTAAGATGCTTTAG
- the LOC101211445 gene encoding small acidic protein 1: MRSSPMEFFAELEEQGSTVAMDVDDVDPLEILGEGVISAENKLADADFFNSFEDDFDDSDIN, from the coding sequence ATGAGATCTTCACCGATGGAGTTCTTTGCGGAGCTGGAAGAACAGGGATCTACGGTTGCCATGGACGTCGACGATGTAGACCCACTTGAGATATTGGGCGAGGGTGTGATCTCCGCCGAGAACAAGCTCGCCGACGCCGATTTCTTCAACTCCTTCGAGGATGATTTTGATGACTCTGACATCAACTGA
- the LOC101211193 gene encoding equilibrative nucleotide transporter 1 has protein sequence MGLVDGDSESISLLATTTVSPIPNKVPKDSFHFAYIIYFTLGFGYLLPWNAFVTAIDYFSYLYPDANVDRIFAVVYMGVSFICLVFIVFYSHKSDAHFRINLGLVLFVLTLLAVPIMDVVYIHGRVGLYEGLYVTIGFVVLCGAADGVVQGGVIGSAGELPERYIQAVLAGTAGSGVLVSVLRIITKSIYPQDASGLRESARLYFVVSIVVMVICIIFYNIVEKLPVVKYYKDLKVQAMNMEEEEKGPLTGAVWRSTLWEIIESVKWYGFGIVLIYLVTLSIFPGFITEDVHSSILKDWYPILLITGYNVFDLVGKTLTAVYVIQNPKIAIVGCAVRLLFFPLFFICLHGPPVFRTEIPVTFLTCLMGLTNGYLTSVLMMLAPKVVQIQHAETAGVVMVLFLVTGLALGSVVTWFWII, from the exons ATGGGTCTCGTCGACGGAGATTCCGAATCGATCTCTCTTCTGGCAACTACAACCGTCTCTCCTATACCCAATAAGGTTCCCAAGGATTCGTTTCATTTTGCTTACATAATCTACTTTACCTTGGGCTTTGGTTACCTCCTTCCATGGAACGCTTTTGTTACCGCCATTGACTACTTCTCTTATCTCTACCCTGATGCAAATGTCGATCGCATTTTTGCTGTTGTTTACATGGGGGTTTCCTTCATTTGCCTTGTCTTCATTGTCTTTTATTCCCACAAGTCTGATGCACACTTCAGGATCAATCTGGGTTTGGTCCTTTTTGTGTTGACGTTGCTTGCGGTTCCAATTATGGATGTGGTTTACATTCATGGTCGGGTCGGGTTGTACGAGGGGCTATATGTGACCATCGGATTCGTGGTTTTGTGTGGTGCTGCTGACGGCGTTGTGCAGGGTGGGGTGATTGGCTCTGCCGGTGAGCTCCCGGAGAGATACATCCAGGCTGTTTTAGCTGGCACCGCTGGTTCTg GGGTCCTCGTTTCAGTTTTGAGgattataacaaaatcaatatacCCACAAGATGCAAGCGGTCTGAGAGAAAGTGCAAGGCTTTACTTTGTGGTTTCCATTGTAGTTATGGTTATATGTATAATATTCTACAATATAGTTGAAAAGCTACCAGTGGTGAAGTATTACAAGGACTTGAAGGTACAAGCTATGAAcatggaagaagaggaaaaaggaCCTCTGACTGGGGCGGTATGGAGATCAACACTGTGGGAAATAATAGAGAGTGTCAAGTGGTATGGGTTTGGCATTGTCCTCATCTATTTAGTAACGTTGTCAATATTTCCAGGATTCATTACCGAGGATGTTCATTCTTCCATTCTCAAAGACTGGTACCCAATTCTCCTCATTACTGGCTACAACGTGTTTGATCTTGTTGGAAAGACCCTCACTGCAGTTTATGTTATTCAAAACCCCAAAATTGCTATTGTTGGATGTGCCGTGAGACTCCTGTTCTTTCCACTCTTCTTCATATGTCTTCATGGTCCCCCAGTATTTAGAACTGAGATTCCAGTGACGTTCCTGACTTGTTTGATGGGCCTCACCAATGGCTATTTGACAAGTGTTCTCATGATGTTGGCTCCGAAGGTTGTCCAAATACAGCATGCAGAAACGGCAGGAGTTGTCATGGTTTTGTTCCTAGTCACTGGTTTGGCTCTAGGTTCTGTTGTGACTTGGTTCTGGATCATCTAA